From Streptomyces sp. NBC_00775, one genomic window encodes:
- a CDS encoding phosphopantetheine-binding protein, translating to MPEERTSVDSPEVSAEQDLSQRILDLWYESLGPDADISQGFIENGGDSFKAVLLAHQLFELTGEELDYLDILEAPDAAALQGAVRAVRHG from the coding sequence ATGCCGGAAGAGCGGACGTCCGTCGATTCTCCTGAGGTATCCGCGGAGCAGGATCTCTCCCAGAGAATTCTGGATCTGTGGTACGAGTCTCTCGGGCCGGATGCCGATATCTCCCAGGGGTTCATCGAGAACGGCGGCGACTCCTTCAAGGCGGTGCTTCTCGCCCATCAGCTCTTCGAGCTGACCGGCGAGGAGCTCGACTATCTGGACATCCTGGAAGCGCCGGACGCCGCCGCGCTCCAGGGCGCCGTCCGCGCCGTCCGCCATGGCTGA